From Micromonospora rhizosphaerae, the proteins below share one genomic window:
- a CDS encoding GNAT family N-acetyltransferase yields MVREWDPRAASSAEIASLLDTLNAVLAADLPQDPPWRASSLREYLSEVMPGERRISWLAQAEPAADGTPGPTLGHVNVLLLGGIGVLEVLVHPSVRRTGLGRTLVKLAARRIRDEGFQSIGVEVVGDTPAVAFYESLSFTREYVETRSVLDLGAVDWPTLAEMATGVGAGYHLEFCPGGPPDDLIEAYARAKAAMRDVEDGELRPSSYDPQRLRDSLDTLHRRGMKPYIVLARHEQTGEVAGLTEVVVPAQHPTRADQYDTIVVQDHRGYGIDRAIKARMLLELRSAEPELVEVQTWNAQANEAMLKVNAELGYRPDRDWCEYSVDVAELVHRLDTAR; encoded by the coding sequence ATGGTGCGCGAGTGGGATCCCCGGGCCGCGTCGTCCGCCGAGATCGCGTCGCTGCTGGACACGCTGAACGCGGTCCTGGCGGCCGACCTCCCGCAGGATCCCCCCTGGCGGGCGAGTTCACTGCGGGAATACCTCTCCGAGGTGATGCCCGGTGAGCGGCGGATCTCCTGGCTCGCCCAGGCGGAGCCGGCCGCGGACGGCACCCCGGGCCCGACCCTGGGCCACGTCAACGTGCTGCTCCTCGGCGGCATCGGGGTGCTGGAGGTGCTGGTGCACCCGTCGGTCCGGCGCACCGGGCTCGGCCGCACCCTGGTCAAGCTGGCGGCCCGCCGGATCCGGGACGAGGGCTTCCAGTCGATCGGCGTCGAGGTGGTCGGCGACACCCCCGCCGTGGCCTTCTACGAGTCGCTCAGCTTCACCCGGGAGTACGTCGAGACCCGCAGCGTGCTCGACCTGGGCGCGGTGGACTGGCCGACGCTGGCCGAGATGGCCACCGGCGTCGGCGCGGGCTACCACCTGGAGTTCTGCCCGGGCGGCCCGCCGGACGACCTGATCGAGGCGTACGCGCGGGCGAAGGCGGCGATGCGCGACGTCGAGGACGGCGAGTTGCGCCCCAGCTCGTACGACCCGCAGCGGCTCCGGGACAGCCTGGACACGCTGCATCGGCGCGGCATGAAGCCCTACATCGTGCTCGCCCGGCACGAGCAGACCGGGGAGGTGGCCGGGCTGACCGAGGTGGTGGTGCCGGCCCAGCACCCCACCCGGGCCGACCAGTACGACACGATCGTGGTGCAGGACCACCGGGGTTACGGCATCGACCGGGCGATCAAGGCCCGGATGCTGCTGGAGCTGCGCTCGGCCGAGCCGGAGCTGGTCGAGGTGCAGACCTGGAACGCCCAGGCCAACGAGGCGATGCTGAAGGTCAATGCCGAGTTGGGCTACCGCCCCGACCGGGACTGGTGCGAGTACAGCGTGGACGTCGCCGAGCTGGTGCATCGACTGGACACTGCGCGGTGA
- a CDS encoding lytic transglycosylase domain-containing protein, whose translation MVDGEDRSRVRPLRPAAPPDGSALPPSPPLPRPRGETADSPADKVDKPVGAARAADKVDKTAAAPKADGGGTTDSVAGPKADDGGTTDGIAPKAEPAEPEPTGKAATRRRRMPPPRQLAVGAARATRAWSRRPSGRAALPGVFLLGLVAATAAAGALLVPATARQPKPVAVDATATSTGVPQGGVLPGATGGVVPPGLPGATGLPGTAPPTGTAQPTGPVGGPAPTGRPADALAGWAQQVSARTGIPLVAMQAYGYAELVLAETHRSCQLSWTTLAAIGYVESRHGAANGATLKSTGRAEPEIIGDRLDGQGGRSRILDTDRGQLDRDTVYDRAIGPMQFIPSTWREIGADADNDGVKDPHDIDDAALAAGEYLCKAGRNMTIPGDWWGAILSYNDVRRYAQDVFDKADEYGRLSRT comes from the coding sequence GTGGTGGACGGCGAGGACAGATCGAGGGTTCGGCCCCTGCGACCGGCCGCGCCGCCCGACGGGTCCGCCCTCCCGCCTTCGCCGCCGCTCCCGCGGCCCCGCGGCGAGACCGCCGATTCGCCGGCCGACAAGGTGGACAAGCCCGTGGGCGCTGCCCGGGCGGCCGACAAGGTGGACAAGACCGCCGCCGCCCCGAAAGCCGACGGGGGCGGGACGACGGACAGCGTCGCCGGCCCGAAAGCCGACGACGGCGGGACGACGGACGGCATCGCCCCGAAGGCCGAGCCGGCGGAGCCGGAGCCGACCGGGAAGGCCGCCACCCGGCGTCGCCGGATGCCACCGCCCCGGCAGTTGGCCGTCGGCGCGGCCCGGGCCACCCGGGCCTGGTCCCGCCGCCCCAGCGGCCGGGCCGCCCTGCCCGGGGTGTTCCTGCTCGGCCTGGTGGCCGCCACCGCGGCGGCGGGCGCGCTGCTGGTGCCGGCGACGGCACGTCAGCCGAAACCCGTGGCCGTCGACGCCACCGCGACCAGCACCGGCGTACCCCAGGGTGGCGTGCTGCCCGGGGCGACCGGCGGAGTGGTGCCCCCGGGCCTGCCCGGCGCGACGGGGCTTCCCGGCACTGCCCCGCCGACCGGCACGGCGCAGCCCACCGGGCCGGTCGGCGGCCCGGCACCCACCGGCCGGCCGGCGGACGCGCTCGCCGGCTGGGCGCAGCAGGTCAGCGCGCGGACCGGCATCCCGCTGGTGGCCATGCAGGCGTACGGCTACGCCGAGCTGGTGCTGGCCGAGACGCACCGGAGCTGCCAGCTCAGCTGGACCACGCTGGCCGCCATCGGGTACGTCGAGTCCCGGCACGGCGCGGCCAACGGCGCCACCCTCAAGTCCACCGGCCGGGCCGAGCCGGAGATCATCGGCGACCGGCTCGACGGGCAGGGCGGCCGGTCCCGGATCCTCGACACCGACCGGGGCCAGCTCGACCGGGACACGGTCTACGACCGGGCGATCGGGCCGATGCAGTTCATCCCGAGCACCTGGCGCGAGATCGGCGCGGACGCCGACAACGACGGCGTGAAGGACCCGCACGACATCGACGACGCCGCCCTCGCCGCCGGCGAATACCTCTGCAAGGCCGGTCGCAACATGACCATCCCGGGCGACTGGTGGGGCGCCATCCTCTCCTACAACGACGTGCGCCGATACGCCCAGGACGTCTTCGACAAGGCGGACGAGTACGGACGCCTCAGCCGTACGTGA
- a CDS encoding FmdB family zinc ribbon protein produces MPRYEFRCRACGDTFEVNRPMAEAGEPASCPQGHADTVKLLSTVAVTGRGGAGPIGGSPAPAGGGCCGGACGC; encoded by the coding sequence ATGCCCCGGTACGAGTTCCGCTGCCGCGCCTGCGGCGACACCTTCGAGGTCAACCGGCCGATGGCCGAGGCCGGCGAGCCGGCGTCCTGCCCCCAGGGGCACGCCGACACGGTCAAGCTGCTCTCCACCGTCGCGGTCACCGGCCGGGGCGGCGCCGGCCCGATCGGCGGATCGCCCGCCCCCGCCGGCGGTGGCTGCTGCGGCGGTGCCTGCGGCTGCTGA